One genomic region from Mesorhizobium terrae encodes:
- a CDS encoding mechanosensitive ion channel family protein yields the protein MLFRFVRLFLIVFLTVATSVAALAQAEIPALNDSPPKAVPAPQAAPAQQQPVTQQATPPAANVQPAQAAPASQPGPATPAQAAPAAPAQAAPAPPPGGLVVEQQKALKSLVTKTDGLAKQIEQNSDDDGALVDIRLQLEDLARQALNTATVFRPRLTEIGSKLDQLGPPPAQGQPAEPEIVANERKALNNEKAEINAVIAGAQTLSLRITTMVDNISTLRSKLFRNLLTKRYALDKVVSSELVSDANSEFTNLYAAVSSWFGFVLKFKYQAALVATIMALVAAAVLLIGGRRLYGRVFEFNSNIEEPSYLSRLSLAFWSTLLPTLALGVFFFSTYFFFDYYGVLRGDIGVFLRALMSAIGVAFCVNRLTNAALSPRMPKWRLIPVESGPARWLVRLSTAMAVVLGINSFLSVVNEQMGSPLSLTVGRSFIATIIIGLILILMGLVRPFRTHTGEWRPWPVWLRYLAYALGLFTIIAALLGFIGLAIFLSIQIVVTGTILITAYIGFLSARAIGAEGGFAESSVGRWFAAQTNLEDGTLDQFGLATSIAINLLIVLVFLPLILLLWGFQPGDIQAWAYRLATGVKIGSVTISFTGILTGIVVFVVGYFVTRWFQAWLDDSVMARGRVDTGVRNSIRLIVGYAGMALAALIGVSAAGIDLSNLALIAGGLSLGLGFGLQNVVSNFVSGLILLAERPFKVGDWIVAGDVSGTVKKISVRATEIETFQRQSVILPNSNLINSAVGNWTHRNKLGRVEIKVGVAYGSDVRRVHEILLEIARGHPLVLKNPEPFVQFVNFGPNALDFEIRIFLADIMNGGSAQNDIRFAVIEAFTREGIEIPSAPRQAQPHIHHEPWPVDDDKTEALHAEKEAVKAEAERNRTKGRRKPRRPDPN from the coding sequence ATGCTTTTTCGATTCGTACGCCTTTTCCTGATTGTCTTCCTGACCGTCGCGACATCGGTCGCCGCGTTGGCGCAGGCCGAGATTCCGGCGCTGAACGATAGCCCGCCCAAGGCTGTGCCGGCCCCGCAAGCGGCCCCCGCTCAGCAGCAGCCGGTGACACAACAGGCCACACCGCCGGCCGCGAATGTCCAGCCGGCGCAGGCGGCCCCCGCATCGCAGCCGGGCCCGGCAACGCCTGCCCAGGCGGCGCCTGCCGCTCCAGCTCAGGCTGCACCCGCGCCGCCGCCGGGCGGTCTGGTCGTCGAGCAGCAGAAGGCGTTGAAGTCGCTGGTGACCAAGACCGATGGTCTCGCCAAGCAGATCGAGCAGAATTCCGACGACGATGGCGCGCTTGTCGACATCCGCCTGCAACTCGAAGACCTCGCCCGACAGGCGCTGAATACGGCGACCGTGTTTCGCCCGCGTCTCACCGAGATCGGCAGCAAGCTTGACCAGTTGGGCCCGCCGCCGGCGCAGGGCCAGCCGGCCGAGCCGGAAATCGTTGCCAATGAGCGCAAGGCGCTGAACAACGAAAAGGCCGAGATCAATGCGGTGATCGCGGGCGCGCAGACGCTTTCGTTGCGCATCACGACGATGGTCGACAACATCTCGACGCTGCGTTCGAAGCTGTTCCGCAATCTTCTGACCAAGCGTTACGCGCTGGACAAGGTGGTCAGCAGCGAACTGGTTTCGGACGCCAATTCCGAATTCACCAATCTCTACGCAGCCGTGTCGTCCTGGTTCGGCTTTGTCCTGAAGTTCAAGTATCAGGCGGCCTTGGTGGCGACGATCATGGCGCTGGTGGCGGCGGCCGTGTTGCTGATTGGCGGGCGGCGTCTGTACGGACGGGTGTTCGAGTTCAATTCGAACATCGAGGAGCCCTCCTATCTTTCCAGGCTCTCGCTGGCGTTCTGGTCGACCCTTCTGCCGACATTGGCACTCGGCGTCTTCTTCTTCTCGACCTATTTCTTCTTCGACTACTATGGCGTGCTGCGCGGCGACATCGGCGTGTTCCTGCGCGCGCTGATGTCGGCTATCGGCGTGGCATTCTGCGTCAACCGGCTGACCAATGCGGCGCTGTCGCCGCGCATGCCCAAGTGGCGGCTGATTCCGGTGGAGTCCGGTCCGGCCCGCTGGCTGGTTCGCCTTTCGACGGCCATGGCGGTGGTGCTTGGCATCAACAGTTTCCTCTCCGTCGTCAACGAGCAGATGGGTTCGCCACTGTCGCTAACGGTCGGGCGCAGCTTCATCGCCACGATCATCATCGGGTTGATCCTGATCCTGATGGGGCTGGTGCGGCCCTTCCGCACTCACACCGGCGAATGGCGACCGTGGCCGGTATGGCTCCGGTATCTTGCCTATGCGCTTGGCCTGTTCACCATCATCGCCGCGCTGCTCGGCTTCATCGGCCTTGCGATCTTCCTGTCGATCCAGATCGTTGTCACCGGCACGATCCTGATCACCGCCTATATCGGCTTCCTGTCGGCCCGGGCCATCGGCGCGGAGGGCGGTTTCGCCGAATCCTCGGTCGGCCGCTGGTTTGCCGCCCAAACCAATCTGGAAGACGGCACGCTCGACCAGTTCGGGCTCGCCACCAGCATCGCCATCAACCTCTTGATCGTGCTGGTGTTCCTGCCGCTGATCCTGTTGTTGTGGGGCTTCCAGCCAGGTGACATCCAGGCCTGGGCCTACAGACTGGCCACCGGGGTCAAAATCGGCTCGGTAACGATTTCATTCACCGGCATCCTTACCGGCATTGTCGTCTTCGTCGTCGGTTATTTCGTGACACGCTGGTTCCAGGCGTGGCTCGACGATTCGGTCATGGCGCGAGGGCGTGTCGACACCGGCGTGCGCAATTCGATCCGCCTTATCGTCGGTTATGCCGGCATGGCGCTGGCGGCGCTGATCGGTGTCTCGGCCGCCGGGATAGATCTGTCGAACCTGGCGCTGATCGCCGGCGGTCTCTCGCTCGGCCTTGGTTTCGGCCTGCAGAACGTCGTCTCCAATTTCGTGTCGGGCCTCATCCTCCTTGCCGAGCGTCCGTTCAAGGTCGGCGACTGGATTGTCGCTGGCGATGTCAGCGGTACGGTCAAGAAGATCAGCGTGCGCGCCACCGAGATCGAGACCTTCCAGCGCCAGTCGGTGATCCTGCCGAATTCCAACCTCATCAACAGCGCAGTCGGCAACTGGACCCATCGCAACAAGCTCGGTCGCGTCGAGATCAAGGTCGGTGTCGCCTATGGCTCGGATGTGCGCCGCGTCCACGAGATATTGCTGGAGATCGCGCGCGGCCATCCTCTGGTGCTGAAGAACCCGGAGCCGTTCGTGCAATTCGTCAATTTCGGTCCGAATGCGCTGGACTTCGAAATCCGCATCTTCCTCGCCGACATCATGAATGGTGGCAGCGCGCAAAACGATATCCGCTTCGCCGTCATCGAGGCGTTCACCCGCGAAGGCATCGAGATTCCGTCGGCTCCGCGGCAGGCACAACCCCATATCCACCACGAACCGTGGCCGGTCGACGACGACAAGACCGAGGCGTTGCACGCTGAAAAGGAAGCGGTGAAAGCGGAAGCGGAACGCAACCGCACGAAAGGCCGGCGCAAGCCGCGCAGGCCCGATCCGAACTAG
- a CDS encoding sarcosine oxidase subunit delta family protein, with amino-acid sequence MLLTCPYCGPRDVSEFTYQGDGNRQRPAPNSQDMQAWNEYVYDRLNPAGDHNEIWQHSGGCRSHIRVVRNTLTHNVSSAVPVRGDAHHRSTERRKSGAKA; translated from the coding sequence ATGCTTCTCACTTGCCCCTATTGCGGCCCGCGCGACGTGTCCGAATTCACCTATCAAGGCGATGGCAACCGCCAGCGCCCCGCCCCCAATTCGCAGGACATGCAGGCCTGGAATGAATATGTCTACGACCGGCTGAACCCGGCCGGCGACCACAACGAGATATGGCAGCATTCCGGCGGCTGCCGCAGCCATATCCGCGTGGTGCGCAACACGCTGACCCATAATGTCTCCAGCGCCGTGCCGGTGCGTGGCGACGCCCATCATCGTTCGACCGAACGGCGCAAGTCGGGAGCCAAGGCATGA
- a CDS encoding sarcosine oxidase subunit beta family protein — protein sequence MAEYSAFSLLRNALSGNKDWKPAWRKPEPKASYDVIIIGGGGHGLSTAYYLAKEHGITNVAVVEKGYLGSGNVGRNTTAVRSNYLLPQNTRFYEHSMKLWENLSHDLNYNVMFSQRGVLNLAHTPAQFDDLARKGNAMRHLDVDAELMSVAEIKRLMPAIDISANARFPIVGGLMQPRAGTARHDAVAWGYARGADRRGVDILENCEVTGFLRDGDRITGVVTTRGEIRAKKVAVTAAGSTGRVMQLAGIDRLPIESHVLQAFVSESLKPFIDTVVTFGMGHFYMGQSDKGGLIYGGDLDGYNSYAQRGNLPIVEEVMSEMLALFPSLASARMLRSWAGVCDMSMDGTPIITTGPLPGMYLNCGWCYGGFKATPASGFCFAHTIARDEPHELNAAFTLDRFHRGILIDEKGQGATPRLH from the coding sequence ATGGCGGAATATTCGGCTTTCTCGCTGCTGCGCAATGCGCTGTCTGGCAACAAGGACTGGAAGCCGGCCTGGCGCAAGCCGGAACCCAAGGCCTCTTATGATGTCATTATCATCGGCGGCGGCGGCCACGGCCTGTCGACAGCCTACTATCTGGCCAAGGAACACGGCATCACCAACGTCGCCGTGGTCGAAAAAGGCTATCTCGGCTCCGGCAATGTCGGGCGTAACACCACGGCCGTGCGCTCCAACTACCTGCTGCCGCAGAACACGCGTTTCTACGAACATTCGATGAAGCTGTGGGAGAACCTCTCCCACGACCTCAACTACAACGTCATGTTCTCGCAGCGCGGCGTGCTCAACCTTGCCCATACGCCAGCGCAGTTCGACGACCTCGCCCGCAAGGGCAACGCCATGCGCCATCTCGACGTCGATGCCGAACTGATGTCGGTGGCCGAGATCAAGCGGCTGATGCCAGCGATCGACATATCGGCAAACGCCCGCTTCCCCATCGTCGGCGGCCTGATGCAGCCGCGCGCCGGCACCGCCCGCCATGACGCGGTCGCCTGGGGTTATGCGCGCGGCGCCGACCGGCGCGGTGTCGATATCCTCGAGAACTGTGAAGTCACTGGTTTCCTGCGCGACGGCGACCGCATCACCGGTGTTGTCACCACGCGCGGCGAAATCCGCGCCAAGAAAGTCGCGGTCACAGCCGCCGGCAGCACCGGCCGCGTCATGCAGCTGGCCGGCATCGACAGGCTGCCGATCGAAAGCCATGTGCTGCAGGCCTTTGTCTCCGAATCGCTCAAGCCGTTCATCGATACGGTCGTCACCTTCGGCATGGGCCATTTCTACATGGGCCAGTCCGACAAGGGCGGCCTGATTTATGGCGGCGACCTCGACGGCTACAATTCCTACGCCCAGCGCGGCAACCTGCCGATCGTCGAAGAGGTGATGTCGGAAATGCTGGCGCTGTTCCCGAGCCTCGCCAGCGCGCGCATGCTGCGCTCCTGGGCCGGCGTCTGCGACATGTCGATGGACGGTACGCCGATCATCACCACGGGGCCCCTGCCAGGCATGTATCTCAACTGCGGCTGGTGTTACGGCGGCTTCAAGGCCACGCCTGCGTCCGGCTTCTGCTTCGCCCACACCATCGCACGCGACGAACCGCACGAACTCAACGCCGCCTTCACCCTCGACCGCTTCCATCGCGGCATTCTCATCGACGAGAAGGGTCAAGGCGCCACGCCGCGACTGCATTAG